ACTGGCATTTGTTGGTCGGGAAGACCATTCACCTCTCGAAACCATGTCGACTGTTTAAAGTTCCATAATAAACAGTTTCTAGAACTTCCCAAGTTTACCTTCCAAAACTCCTACTTGACAactaaagagtttgaagactggTGGTGCCAATACTACCAACTGTTCGATGCCCCCTTCTTCGTCAACAAATTGAAAACTgcctttgatattttggaagaccGACTGAACATAAGTAAGCTCCTAGTAATTTCGCCATTTCCTTTATGCAAAGAACAAAATTTCTTAACTTTCAACTTTTCAGGTCTTGGAGGTAACGACCCTGCTGTCGAAGTTGAAGGTCCTACGACTAGACAGGTATGACTATCTTGGTGTATGATTGTCTTTAGCTCCTATCTTGAATTTAACTCAATTCAATTTCTCAGGGTCGAAAGCGTCAGGGTAGCTCAAACACCAccaatatcatcaaaaaataaaaaacaaacactGTGAGAAAGGTAGTTCCTTTTCGTTTATCTTATTCGACTCCTAAGAAATCTTTATATGATAGCATGCGTATCACCATTTTTCTTAGTTAATTGTGAgtgatgattctgaagaaactacTTCACCAAAAGATGACGAAGGTGAAATCTTTTCTCGACCTCCTGCTCCGACTCCAGCAAAGAATAAGAAACAAATTACCAAGAAACAACCTCCTCCTCCCAAAATTGTTGTGAATAAACAAACAGAAGCATCATCATCAAAAACCCAAATTGAGGTAAAGCTTTATTTCCACTTCGTCTTTTCTCAACTAAGTCTTTTTTTTAACAGAGTGTGACAATTTTGTTTGTAGGAACCCCTAATAATTTTGGACAATGTCGATGAGATCCACAAAAATACTGAGGCAACTGTCGAACCAAACCCATAAACTACTAGCCTCCTTAGTCCACAGAGGACATATGCTTTTGGGAGTGATGTTGATTCAACCAATACCCCTCCTGGTCAACCTCAAAAATCCAACATTATCACTTCTCCAACTCAAAAACATCCTGAGACGATTCACATGACTTCCACCAATGACAAGAAATTAGCTCCCTCTCCAGTTCACAAAGAGAATAACCCTCAACCTTTTGTCGAGACAAGCATTCCTATAGTTGAACCCCAAACTCAACTCAAAACCGTGATTGAAGATAACAACTCTAACAGCTCTCTTGATCAATCAGAAATCCTGAATCTGAAGAAGATTGACCCTTTAGAGGCCTTATTACGCTTGCAAAAGCTTAGGGAGAATTCTCTTATAGAGAAAACTCCTACGCAGTCGAGGACTCTAGAAGATGAAATCGAAGCTCCCATTGTGTCTCTAATTTGTCAACTTCATGACCATCTCCATGAACCTGAATTTCTACTGGTCCTTGAAGAATCAGATTCTCTTGGAGGAGAAATACGGAAAATGCTTGACCAAATCATCAAGGCGTCACTTCCTGCACCAATATCCCAGTATTTCTTCGACTTCGAGGCCTATTTTGACCAACTTTGGCGAGATTTGATGCTGAGTAGGAACACTAATCTTCAAACGAAGAACAAAGTTCTTGAAATGGATAGAGAATGGGACTTCAGTGCTGCTTCtactaaaaaggtcaaagaactTCAAGAGAAAGTCCAACAGTTTTGTGAAAAAGAGACACGATCAACAGCAAGATTTCTGACTATCAAGCCCAAATCATCGAGCTTAACAAGAAAGTAGCCGAACTTGAGAAAGAAAAGACTGCTTTGGCCCAGATCGAAGGACTCCCTTCTTATGAAGCCATCAATGAAGAGGCTTTGAAAGGAATCGATCATAGTGAAAGAGCCCTTGAGCTTAAAGAAAATATTCAAGCTCTCAAGACTGGATTAGCTCGACTTGAGTCCAAGCTATCTTTAGAAAAGCCTAAGTTAGTCGATTTTAAGAATAGATTCCCAACTTTTTAGAATAAGAACTATCTTTTTTATATCTGGTGTTTTAAACAACACCTTTTTTGTACCTCCTAGCCTTCTGGCCATTGctctaatattattattttttatgttcttGCTATGTCAATTTCCtaaagtataggtttatattttttcaaatactttcataaTTCGATGATCTGAAGCTAATTCTTCAATCTCGTAAGCATTATCTGTGAATATTCGCAATATTCTAAATGGTCCCTCCCAATTTGGTGACCATTTGCCTAATGATTTATCTTTCTGATCCATAggcaaaatcactttccaagcaTAGTCATTTACTGCAAACACTTTTGCCTTTACCCTTTTGTTATAAGCCTTACCCACTCTTTGTTTTTGCCTAATTAATATATCCAGAGCTATTAACCTCTCTTCGTATAAGTCGActaattcatcaatcatcatgTTCCAATAATGATCTGATGGAATATCAACTTGTCTTTGAATTCTTGTCGACTGTAAATATATTTCCACAGGTAATACAACATCGTGTCCATAAGTCAGACgaaaaggtgtagtgtttgttGCTTCTTTTGGGGAAGTTCCACATGCCCATAAAATTTGATCGAGAGTCTGATGccaattttttggttttcttcccacatgtttcttaattaaATTTATGATGACTTTATTAGCAGCTTTGACTTGGCCATTATCCTGAGTGTAATATGGCATCGATGTTTATAACTTAAATCCTGTTTCGACTgtaaattcttgcatttttcgaACAGTaaaaactgatccttgatcagtagtgaCAGTCTCAGGTATCCCATacctataaataatatatttctgTATGAAACTACTTACAGCTTCCTGATCAACATTAACTAGAGgaattgcttctatccattttgtgaaATAATCTATTCCAACCAAGATATACTTCTGTTGTTTAGACGACGAAGGTTTAATTTCCCCGATTAAGTCCAAAGCTCATCCTCGAAACGGCCAAGGTTTAACTATAGCATGTAACTCACTGGCTGGTACATATTGAATACCTGAATATTTTTTACACTCCTGACGACCTTTTGCGAATTcaatgcaatctttcaacatggttggccaatataaaccttgtcgaaacaaaagccatttcatctcGTAACCTGATTGATAAGCCCCACAAGATCCACTATGGACTTCTGATATTGCTAAATATGCTTCACCTTCGCTTAGACATTTCCATAATACACCCTCTGAAGTCTTCTTGTATAGTTCATTTCCCAGAATTACATAACTCAAAGctctatatttaatttttctatcAGTTAATCCGACTGGGTTTTTTAAATATTGAACTATCAATTTTTGCTAATCCACTTCTGACATATTGTCTATGGCAAAAATTTCACCAATTTCTATTTTTTGTAATACGTCGAGAGTTATGCCTTCATCTCCCCTCCCCCCCCAAGTTTTTCTATAGACAAATGTTCAGAAGGAAATAAAGTTGAATCCTATTTATCTTTTATCTCAATTAACTCCTCTAATTTGTCCTTAGAAATTCTGTAACCTGAAGCAATATGAGCTAACTCATTTGCTTCATGATTTTCGCCATGAGGGACATGGACTACATTGACATAGTCGAAATTCTCTAACAACCTAGTTACTAAAgcataataagtaattaaaatttCTTTAATCCACTTATATTCTTTCTTAATTTGCCTTATTACTAATTGAGAGTCACCTCTGATTTCGATTTAGGTTGCCCCCAAATCTATTAAGGCTTTTAGACCAGTGATAAAAGCTTCATATTCGACTTCATTATTTGAACAAGACTTACTCATTCGACGCTTGAAAGTCGTTGGAATTCCTTGAGGAGAAATTATTAAAACCCAACCCCAGCGCCATCCTTATGGCTAGAACCATCAAAGTACAAACGCCAAGGGCGTGTTTAGACCATATTAAGTGGCACATTAACTATACCATgatcgactataaaatcagcaacaacttgtcctttcatagctttcgaATGGACATACGTCAAAGAAAATTCAGTCAATGTTAAAGCCCATTTcctaattcgactatgcaaaattggtttagataacatatgtctgataacatcataatgagacgaaacatacACATTAACTGGCTTTATATATTGGTTTAATTTAGTACATGAAAAATACAAACATAGACATAACTTTTCTATATCattatatctagtctctgcatcgaCTAAAACTCCACTAAGATAATATATGGATCTTTCGacaccattatcatcctcttgggctaacaAACTCCCTATCGTCAAGTCAGACGCAGCTATATACAGCTTCATACATTTGTTTCTACTGGGAGGCAATAGTATGGGAGGCTTCACTAGATACTCTTTGGTTTGATCAAACACCTGTTGATGTGCCTCCTCCCAATGGAAATCACTATTATTCTTGAGTTTGAGTAGTGGTGAGAATATCTTCgtcttgccacttagatttgatatgaatctcctcaagaaattgatCTTCCCTAATAAAGATTGAAGCTGCTTTTTTGTTGTTGGCGCTTTTAGCTCCAGAAtgcctttagttttattttgattaatcttGATTCCTTTTTTGTGTACAACGAAACCAAGAAAATAACCTGCATGAACATCAAAAGCACATTTCAAAGGATTCATTTTTAAACCATATTTCCTCATCCTTTCAAAGGATTGTCGAAGATGATCTAAATGACCATTTTCTGAGGAAGATTTCACAACTATATCGTCAATATAAATTTGCATGAAATTTTCaataaagtcatgaaataaagAATTCATAGCCCTTTGATACATAGCCCCTGCGTTTTTGAGACCAAatggcattactacccattcatatgtacctaaagcacctgggcatcgaagtGCCGTCTTAGGCACATCCTCTTcggctataaaaatttggttatagccAGAGTAACCATCTAGCATACTTAGGTAGTCAAAACTAGCAGCGGAGTCAATCAACATCTCAGCCACAGGCATtagatattcatccttaggtgtAGCATTATTTAGGTCTCTAAAGTCAATGCATACTCGAAGAGTGCCATTTTCTTAATTACAGGCacaatattagctaaccattcgacataccttgcagTTCGAATGAACTTGCTTTTCAACAGCCGTTCTATTTCCATTTTAATCTTCGTCATGATTTCAGGGGAGAACCTCCTAGGTTGTTGTTTAATAGGCTTCTTACCAGGTTTCATTGGCAATTGATGCTCAACTACATTTCGACTCAAACCTGGCATCTACCATAATCCCAGGCGAAACAGTCCTTAAATTCCTTCAAAAGTTGCACAAGCTTCGCCTTCATCTCTGACCCAATGTTAGCACTCACATAGGTAGGTCTTTTATTGTTATCATACCTAAGAtttatttcttcaagtggatcttgagcttgcattctttGAACCAGGCTATTTGGATCCTTTTCAAATCCTAATGGTTCGTCGTCATATATACAGTCGAACCTGTCTTGTGAATCTTTGTTCTGGCTGAGTGAGCCACCTTCACTATTTTCAACAACGG
Above is a window of Vicia villosa cultivar HV-30 ecotype Madison, WI unplaced genomic scaffold, Vvil1.0 ctg.002685F_1_1, whole genome shotgun sequence DNA encoding:
- the LOC131639550 gene encoding uncharacterized protein LOC131639550, producing MPYYTQDNGQVKAANKVIINLIKKHVGRKPKNWHQTLDQILWACGTSPKEATNTTPFRLTYGHDVVLPVEIYLQSTRIQRQVDIPSDHYWNMMIDELVDLYEERLIALDILIRQKQRVGKAYNKRVKAKVFAVNDYAWKVILPMDQKDKSLGKWSPNWEGPFRILRIFTDNAYEIEELASDHRIMKVFEKI